One stretch of Deltaproteobacteria bacterium DNA includes these proteins:
- a CDS encoding PAS domain S-box protein, whose amino-acid sequence MNLLTQQLDFLFGVQGLAFVVLASGNWVLAGRESARHPWDWFGLTSFFWGLCQWQDLISWSIGDGRMYNVVRVVLSSIAWFSLIEFNRRARVTTGDRPVPIWIYAVFAIPAFSGYAFGPSALDLTFHFALGIPAGIWTVWTFRRIANREAAGRTALCVAIVAFAIYILLAVIEIPLSPFDEGIHALRVQPDPVSILLRYASTGAAVVVAAAMWKFLRFSYFSDVRVRKILPYENALVWSVPLILVFGWIATTYAEKSIVAREMEQLQEAANIIAEESEWTNVSELNASEADLGGPVYGRIKQRLTSLRSAVKQCRFVYLMRRTGDQIVLLADSEPAESPDFSPPGQVYAEAPKAIFPLFETAGRLSLRYEDRWGRFDSAFVSLVDRQTGAVVAVVGIDIEAERLDQMAREARLLPLVVTLLFAGLVVTFLMAKQHDARAQWLLAQAEESMTALLDNIPETACLVDIRGQVLACNSEMRRRELKDVADHSDVNLPRLVPAFRDFWTGEQWSGLKSGTPGRFLVHEEDREIDYRVQPVIDEAARVSRLAILGIDLTERLRIEEALRAGEERFRDMALSSADWMWEVDASGKYTFASGRVEDVLGYRPDEVIGKSPFEFMDASESKRIIPIFQDIADRRAPIVDLENRCRHRDGSAVVVVTNGVPIVSADGVLLGYRGVDKDITARKFAEQALRDSEERFRALAENSPDVIMRFDREGRHLYVNPAVRRFAGFAPADFVGKTHREMGFPEDLCTLWEQTIRRTFEQGGIERIEFDLPDGAAIDWLLVPEFDASGAVTHVMTSARDITARKMAEEALRTTLDRLEQMVAERTEKLRKANEQLEAEVAERRRIEIALRRSEERFRSLVETNNDWICEITVSAEFTYNSPQVERLLGYEPEELIGKPFDLILSPDEAARFRRHFDSVASIGGRMKGFEWTAISREGRNVVFETNAEPFFDEGRLLRGYRSIHRDVTERKVADTALRDSEERFRQLFEGVTDALFVHEIRSDGSPGRFVEVNDQACRRLGYSREELLRMGPREIDAPPPEGNELTPIGQQLRAGRFLTFEQVHVTRDGRRIPVEISSRVFELAGRSMVMSIARDISQRKNAERALRESEERFRMLTEESLTGVFLQNEGRLT is encoded by the coding sequence ATGAACCTGCTGACGCAACAGCTCGACTTTCTGTTCGGCGTGCAAGGGCTGGCTTTCGTCGTCCTGGCCTCCGGCAACTGGGTGCTGGCCGGTCGGGAGAGCGCCCGACACCCATGGGACTGGTTCGGGCTGACGTCGTTTTTCTGGGGACTTTGCCAGTGGCAGGATCTCATCAGTTGGAGCATCGGCGACGGGCGGATGTACAACGTCGTCCGCGTGGTTTTGTCGTCGATCGCGTGGTTTTCTTTGATCGAGTTCAACCGGCGTGCCCGCGTCACCACGGGCGACCGGCCGGTCCCCATCTGGATCTACGCGGTGTTCGCGATTCCCGCTTTTTCGGGCTACGCATTCGGGCCTTCGGCTCTGGACCTGACGTTTCACTTCGCCCTGGGCATCCCCGCGGGAATCTGGACGGTCTGGACGTTTCGGCGCATCGCAAACCGCGAGGCCGCGGGCCGGACGGCGCTCTGCGTCGCGATCGTCGCGTTCGCGATCTACATCCTGCTGGCCGTCATCGAGATTCCACTTTCGCCCTTCGACGAGGGCATTCACGCACTTCGAGTGCAGCCCGATCCCGTTTCGATCCTCCTTCGTTACGCTTCGACCGGAGCGGCGGTGGTCGTCGCGGCGGCCATGTGGAAATTTTTGCGGTTCTCTTATTTTTCGGACGTTCGCGTTCGAAAAATTCTGCCATACGAAAACGCCCTCGTCTGGTCGGTTCCGCTGATTCTTGTCTTCGGCTGGATCGCGACAACGTACGCCGAAAAATCGATCGTAGCCCGCGAGATGGAACAACTTCAGGAAGCCGCGAACATCATTGCGGAAGAATCGGAATGGACGAACGTCTCCGAGCTCAACGCGTCCGAGGCCGATCTTGGCGGGCCGGTCTACGGCCGGATCAAGCAGCGGCTCACGTCGCTTCGAAGCGCCGTCAAACAGTGTCGATTCGTGTATCTCATGCGGCGTACCGGCGACCAAATCGTCCTCCTTGCCGACTCTGAACCCGCCGAATCGCCCGACTTCTCACCGCCCGGTCAAGTGTATGCCGAAGCCCCGAAGGCAATATTCCCGCTGTTCGAGACCGCGGGGCGTCTTTCGCTCCGGTATGAAGACCGATGGGGACGATTCGACTCGGCGTTCGTCTCGCTCGTCGATCGGCAAACCGGCGCCGTGGTCGCGGTCGTGGGAATCGACATCGAAGCCGAACGACTCGACCAAATGGCTCGTGAGGCTCGACTTCTGCCGCTGGTCGTCACGCTGCTCTTCGCCGGACTCGTCGTCACGTTCTTGATGGCAAAGCAGCACGATGCCCGGGCGCAGTGGCTTCTTGCACAGGCCGAGGAGTCTATGACGGCCCTGCTCGACAATATCCCGGAAACCGCATGTCTCGTGGACATTCGCGGCCAGGTGCTGGCGTGCAACTCCGAGATGCGGCGACGGGAACTGAAGGACGTCGCCGACCACTCCGATGTAAATCTCCCTCGCCTCGTTCCAGCTTTTCGGGATTTCTGGACCGGGGAACAGTGGAGCGGACTCAAATCCGGCACTCCCGGAAGATTTCTCGTTCATGAGGAAGATCGAGAGATCGACTACCGCGTGCAGCCCGTCATCGACGAGGCCGCGCGCGTGAGTCGTCTGGCCATTCTCGGAATCGACCTGACCGAACGGCTGCGGATCGAAGAGGCGCTGCGCGCGGGTGAGGAGCGCTTTCGCGACATGGCGCTTTCGAGCGCGGACTGGATGTGGGAGGTCGACGCATCCGGCAAATACACCTTCGCATCCGGACGTGTCGAGGATGTGCTCGGGTATCGACCGGACGAGGTGATCGGCAAATCACCGTTCGAGTTCATGGATGCAAGTGAGTCGAAACGGATTATCCCCATTTTTCAGGATATCGCCGACCGGCGCGCACCGATCGTCGATCTCGAGAACCGATGCCGACATCGCGACGGCAGCGCGGTCGTCGTCGTTACGAACGGCGTTCCGATCGTGTCGGCAGACGGCGTATTGCTCGGTTATCGCGGCGTGGACAAGGACATCACCGCGCGAAAATTCGCCGAGCAAGCCCTACGTGACAGCGAGGAACGTTTCCGGGCGCTCGCCGAGAACTCGCCGGACGTCATCATGCGTTTCGACCGCGAAGGCCGGCATCTCTACGTCAATCCGGCCGTCAGGCGATTCGCCGGATTTGCGCCGGCGGACTTTGTCGGAAAGACGCACCGGGAAATGGGCTTCCCCGAGGATCTTTGCACTCTGTGGGAGCAGACGATTCGGCGCACGTTCGAGCAGGGAGGTATTGAACGCATCGAGTTCGATCTTCCCGACGGCGCGGCCATCGATTGGCTTCTCGTTCCGGAGTTCGACGCATCGGGAGCGGTCACGCATGTCATGACGTCGGCGCGCGACATCACGGCGAGAAAAATGGCGGAAGAAGCGCTGCGCACAACGCTGGACCGACTGGAACAAATGGTCGCCGAGCGAACGGAGAAGCTGCGCAAGGCGAATGAACAGCTCGAGGCGGAGGTCGCGGAGCGCCGCCGGATCGAGATTGCACTGAGGCGAAGTGAAGAGCGCTTCCGTTCGCTCGTGGAAACGAATAACGACTGGATCTGCGAAATCACCGTTTCGGCCGAATTCACCTACAATAGCCCGCAAGTGGAACGCCTGCTGGGTTACGAGCCCGAGGAACTGATCGGCAAGCCGTTCGATCTCATCCTATCGCCGGACGAAGCCGCGCGGTTTCGTCGTCACTTCGACTCCGTGGCGAGCATCGGCGGGCGGATGAAAGGTTTCGAGTGGACGGCGATCTCGCGCGAGGGGCGCAACGTCGTCTTCGAAACGAATGCCGAGCCGTTTTTCGATGAGGGTCGGCTCTTGCGGGGATACCGCTCGATTCACCGTGATGTCACGGAACGCAAGGTCGCGGACACCGCGCTGCGCGACAGCGAAGAACGTTTTCGCCAGCTCTTCGAGGGCGTCACCGACGCGCTCTTCGTACACGAAATCCGCTCCGACGGATCGCCGGGGCGGTTCGTCGAGGTCAACGATCAGGCGTGCCGTCGGTTGGGATATTCGCGGGAGGAGTTGCTGCGGATGGGTCCGCGCGAGATCGATGCGCCGCCGCCCGAAGGGAACGAACTCACCCCGATCGGCCAGCAGTTGCGCGCGGGGCGGTTCCTCACTTTCGAGCAGGTTCACGTCACCCGGGACGGGCGACGTATTCCGGTCGAGATCAGTTCCCGCGTATTCGAGCTCGCCGGTCGATCGATGGTCATGTCGATCGCCCGTGACATCTCTCAGAGAAAAAATGCCGAGCGCGCCCTGCGGGAGAGCGAAGAGCGATTCCGCATGCTTACCGAGGAGTCGCTCACCGGCGTGTTCCTGCAGAATGAGGGTCGGTTGACCTAG
- a CDS encoding pyridoxamine 5'-phosphate oxidase family protein, with the protein MEIDESQALEASARLLDRQRIAVLSTSDLGHPHTTLIVFASGEDLRTLVFFVDREHQTYRNLKADGRVSLMIDSRIGADDVWNVEALRINGVAWELKVGPERDRLRGRYLEKNPDMASFAAEITTAMFKVTVDAARYIRNFSESFDVGI; encoded by the coding sequence TTGGAAATCGACGAATCCCAGGCGCTCGAAGCGTCGGCAAGGCTTCTGGACCGGCAGCGGATCGCTGTTCTTTCCACGAGCGATCTGGGACATCCGCACACGACGCTGATCGTCTTCGCCTCGGGCGAGGATCTGCGCACGCTCGTGTTTTTCGTCGATCGCGAACACCAGACCTATCGTAATCTCAAGGCCGACGGCCGAGTATCGCTGATGATCGATTCCCGGATCGGGGCGGACGACGTGTGGAACGTGGAGGCGTTGCGCATCAACGGCGTGGCGTGGGAGCTGAAGGTGGGACCCGAACGCGACCGGCTCCGTGGGCGGTATTTGGAAAAGAACCCCGATATGGCGTCGTTCGCGGCCGAAATCACCACCGCGATGTTCAAGGTCACGGTGGATGCGGCGAGATACATCCGAAATTTTTCCGAATCGTTCGACGTCGGGATTTGA
- a CDS encoding pyruvate, phosphate dikinase, which translates to MAKYVYQFGGGRADGKAEMKNLLGGKGANLAEMSNLGIPVPAGFTITTEVCTYYYRNRNSYPAELEAQVNTALAAVEKIMGRTFGDPDNALLVSVRSGARASMPGMMDTVLNLGINDAIVKGLSKRNERTAWDCYRRFVQMYGDVVLGLRPVEKTEIDPFEAIIEHVKHKRRITLDLDMTVGDLQELVRLFKIEIKKRTGRDFPEEPRAQLWGAIGAVFGSWMNDRAKVYRRLNRIPEDWGTAVNVQAMVYGNMGDDCATGVGFSRDPASGAKLLYGEYLTNAQGEDVVAGTRTPKPIEQLKKEMPAAYKELDAIVSKLERHYRDIQDIEFTIEAGRLWMLQCRVGKRTGFAACRIAVDLVKERLATPEEALVRLVPDANALDQLLKPVFDPKDKNRAKNEGRLVAKGLAAGPGAACGRIAFHAEDAVALAAKGEPVVLVRMETSPEDIRGMNAALGILTARGGQTSHAALVARQMGKVCVAGCSELVINYATGKMNVKGKSLRAGDFISIDGFTGEVMVGKVMVMPSEVKQALFGKGQAAAKARKSITFQAYDQLMKWADRHRRLRIRTNADQPDQAAEAVVYGAEGIGLCRTEHMFFGGDRIIAVREMIIADDLRGREKALAKLLPYQRKDFVGIFRAMGARPVTVRLLDPPLHEFLPHTKKEVEELARVVGLPAKLVANKVQALHEANPMLGHRGCRLGITYPEIYLMQVRAIVEAAIAVRKRYRVACVPEIMIPLVGTYKELAILRERTEALARDILKKANAKIDIPIGTMIELPRAAVTADRIATVADFFSFGTNDLTQTTFGLSRDDAGKFLPFYVENDILPEDPFVSIDVDGVGALVAMGVEKGRSVNAKLKVGVCGEHGGDPLSVHFFHKTGLDYVSCSPSRLPIARLAAAQAAIANR; encoded by the coding sequence ATGGCGAAATACGTTTACCAGTTCGGAGGCGGTCGGGCCGACGGCAAGGCCGAGATGAAAAACCTCCTGGGCGGCAAAGGCGCCAACCTCGCAGAGATGAGCAATCTCGGCATTCCGGTTCCCGCCGGATTCACGATCACGACCGAGGTCTGCACTTACTACTATCGCAACAGGAACTCGTACCCGGCCGAACTCGAGGCACAGGTCAACACCGCGCTGGCCGCGGTCGAGAAGATCATGGGCCGCACGTTCGGCGATCCGGACAACGCTCTGCTCGTTTCAGTGCGCTCCGGCGCGCGCGCGTCGATGCCCGGCATGATGGACACCGTCCTCAACCTCGGTATCAACGACGCGATCGTGAAGGGGCTCTCGAAGCGGAACGAAAGAACCGCGTGGGACTGCTATCGGCGTTTCGTGCAGATGTACGGCGACGTGGTGCTCGGCCTGCGCCCGGTGGAGAAGACCGAGATCGATCCCTTCGAGGCGATCATCGAGCACGTCAAGCACAAACGCCGGATCACGCTGGATCTCGACATGACCGTCGGGGATCTTCAGGAACTCGTGCGGCTGTTCAAGATCGAGATCAAGAAGCGCACGGGTCGCGATTTTCCCGAGGAACCTCGCGCGCAGCTCTGGGGCGCCATCGGCGCGGTCTTCGGGTCGTGGATGAACGACCGGGCGAAGGTCTATCGCCGACTCAATCGCATACCCGAGGACTGGGGCACGGCGGTCAATGTGCAGGCCATGGTGTACGGAAACATGGGCGACGACTGCGCCACCGGTGTTGGGTTCTCGCGCGATCCCGCCAGCGGCGCCAAATTGCTCTATGGCGAATACCTGACGAACGCGCAGGGCGAGGATGTCGTCGCGGGCACGCGGACGCCCAAACCGATCGAGCAGTTGAAAAAGGAAATGCCGGCCGCCTACAAGGAACTCGACGCGATCGTTTCCAAGCTCGAACGGCATTACCGCGACATTCAGGACATCGAGTTCACCATCGAAGCCGGGCGCCTGTGGATGCTTCAATGCCGCGTCGGCAAGCGCACGGGCTTCGCCGCGTGCCGGATCGCCGTCGATCTGGTCAAGGAGCGTCTCGCGACGCCCGAAGAGGCGCTGGTGCGTCTCGTGCCCGACGCCAACGCCCTCGACCAGTTGCTCAAACCGGTCTTCGATCCCAAGGACAAGAACCGCGCGAAGAACGAAGGGCGCCTTGTGGCCAAGGGACTTGCGGCCGGGCCCGGAGCGGCCTGCGGACGCATCGCGTTCCACGCCGAGGACGCGGTGGCGCTGGCGGCGAAGGGCGAGCCGGTCGTGCTCGTGCGCATGGAAACCAGTCCCGAGGACATCCGCGGCATGAACGCGGCGCTGGGCATCCTCACGGCGCGCGGCGGGCAGACCTCGCACGCGGCGCTCGTCGCGCGGCAGATGGGAAAGGTGTGCGTCGCCGGGTGTTCGGAACTCGTCATCAATTACGCGACGGGCAAGATGAACGTGAAAGGCAAGTCGCTTCGCGCGGGCGACTTCATCAGCATCGACGGATTCACCGGCGAGGTGATGGTCGGCAAGGTCATGGTCATGCCGTCGGAGGTGAAGCAGGCGCTCTTCGGCAAGGGCCAGGCCGCCGCCAAGGCGCGCAAGTCCATCACCTTCCAGGCCTACGACCAGCTCATGAAATGGGCCGATCGGCATCGTCGCCTGCGCATCCGCACCAACGCCGACCAGCCGGATCAAGCGGCCGAAGCGGTCGTCTACGGAGCGGAGGGCATCGGTCTGTGCCGTACCGAGCACATGTTCTTCGGCGGCGACCGAATCATCGCCGTTCGCGAGATGATCATCGCCGACGATTTGCGAGGTCGCGAGAAGGCGCTCGCAAAGCTTCTCCCGTATCAGCGCAAGGATTTCGTGGGCATCTTCCGCGCGATGGGCGCGCGTCCGGTCACGGTCCGGCTGCTTGATCCGCCCCTGCACGAGTTCCTGCCCCACACGAAGAAAGAAGTCGAAGAGCTCGCGCGCGTTGTCGGCCTGCCGGCAAAGCTCGTCGCGAACAAGGTGCAGGCGCTGCACGAGGCGAACCCGATGCTCGGCCACCGGGGTTGCCGCCTCGGCATCACCTATCCTGAGATCTACCTGATGCAGGTGCGCGCAATCGTCGAGGCCGCCATCGCGGTGCGTAAGAGGTATCGCGTGGCGTGCGTGCCCGAGATCATGATTCCGCTCGTCGGAACGTACAAGGAACTGGCGATCCTGCGAGAACGCACGGAGGCGCTGGCGCGTGACATCCTGAAGAAGGCCAACGCGAAGATTGACATTCCTATCGGCACCATGATCGAACTGCCGCGCGCGGCGGTCACGGCCGACCGCATCGCGACGGTGGCCGACTTCTTCAGCTTCGGAACGAATGATCTGACGCAGACGACCTTCGGTCTCTCGCGAGACGACGCGGGCAAGTTCCTGCCGTTCTACGTCGAAAACGACATCCTGCCCGAGGATCCCTTCGTCTCGATCGATGTCGACGGCGTCGGCGCGCTCGTGGCGATGGGGGTCGAAAAAGGTCGTTCCGTCAACGCCAAACTCAAGGTCGGCGTTTGCGGTGAGCACGGCGGCGACCCGCTGAGCGTGCACTTCTTCCACAAAACCGGGCTCGATTACGTGTCCTGCTCGCCGTCGAGACTGCCGATCGCGCGTCTGGCGGCGGCGCAGGCGGCCATCGCGAATCGATAA
- the eno gene encoding phosphopyruvate hydratase: protein MATIETIRAREILDSRGNPTVAACVVLSDGSRAEAMVPSGASTGSHEAVELRDGDKSRYLGKGVLKAAANVNDRIAPRLRGMDASAQEEIDRAMIELDGTPNKGSLGANAILSVSMAVARAYAMSAGVELFRSITRSDEATLLPVPMMNVMNGGQHSTNNVDIQEFMIVPAGAPNYREALRYGAEVFHALKKVLVEKGYSTGVGDEGGFAPDCKNNEEPLQLITTAIEKAGFRPGEDVYFALDAAASEFYRDGAYTLEAQGMNRVSSEEVVAFYEQLVGKYPILSIEDGLSEDDWAGWKHLTDRLGKKIQLVGDDLFVTNPVRLAEGIDKQIGNSILIKLNQIGTVTETVDVIRLASKNSYTQVVSHRSGETCDTFLASLSVACNTGQIKTGSLSRSERLEKYNELLRIEEELGARARWIGLNAFPR from the coding sequence ATGGCGACGATAGAGACGATCAGGGCGCGGGAGATTCTCGATTCCCGCGGCAATCCCACGGTGGCGGCGTGCGTCGTGCTCAGCGACGGCTCGCGCGCGGAGGCGATGGTGCCGTCGGGTGCGAGCACCGGCAGCCACGAGGCGGTGGAACTGCGTGACGGCGACAAGTCGCGCTATTTGGGCAAGGGCGTGCTGAAGGCGGCGGCGAACGTCAACGACCGGATCGCGCCGCGCCTGCGCGGAATGGACGCGTCGGCTCAGGAGGAGATCGATCGCGCGATGATCGAACTCGACGGAACGCCCAACAAGGGATCGCTCGGCGCGAATGCGATTCTTTCGGTCAGCATGGCCGTGGCGCGCGCGTACGCCATGTCGGCCGGCGTCGAGTTGTTTCGGTCGATCACGCGCAGCGACGAGGCGACGCTGTTGCCGGTGCCGATGATGAACGTGATGAACGGCGGGCAGCACTCGACAAACAACGTGGACATCCAGGAGTTCATGATCGTCCCGGCGGGTGCGCCGAATTATCGGGAGGCGCTTCGTTACGGCGCCGAGGTGTTCCACGCACTCAAGAAGGTACTGGTGGAGAAGGGTTACAGCACCGGCGTGGGCGACGAGGGCGGTTTCGCCCCGGACTGCAAGAACAACGAGGAACCGCTTCAACTCATCACGACCGCGATCGAAAAGGCGGGGTTCCGCCCGGGCGAGGACGTGTATTTCGCGCTCGACGCGGCGGCATCCGAGTTCTACCGCGACGGCGCGTACACCCTCGAAGCGCAGGGGATGAACCGCGTTTCTTCGGAGGAGGTCGTGGCGTTTTACGAGCAACTCGTCGGCAAATATCCGATCCTCTCGATCGAGGATGGACTCTCGGAGGACGACTGGGCCGGTTGGAAACATCTGACCGACCGGCTCGGCAAGAAGATCCAACTCGTCGGCGACGATCTGTTCGTGACGAATCCGGTGCGCCTCGCCGAGGGCATCGACAAGCAGATCGGCAACAGCATTCTCATCAAGCTCAACCAGATCGGCACCGTGACGGAAACGGTCGACGTCATCCGGCTCGCGTCGAAGAACTCCTACACGCAGGTCGTGTCCCATCGCTCCGGCGAGACCTGCGATACGTTTCTGGCGTCGCTGTCGGTGGCCTGCAACACGGGGCAGATCAAGACGGGCTCGCTGTCGCGCTCCGAACGTCTCGAAAAGTACAACGAGCTGTT
- a CDS encoding diguanylate cyclase has product MLGYRPEDIPVKLGTQVLDFVHPGDRDQVRENLEERARGGNPPREYECRMLGADGKSVWVAMLVSQIFHDGLSTTIGHVVDVTERKRDDERLRFLSYHDPQTGLRNRTFFEELMERYSNGERMPGPVSIVVADIDGLKVVNDTFGHRAGDEHIATVARMLADTFNGTNEVCRVGGDEFCVVMPDTPVDLVSLRVTEVLERVKRFNSRSPRIPISISIGHSTSHGAHESVFEIYQRADDNMYQYKLTQIESPKSRVIDILLMALAERDFVLQGHVERMVHMVGRMAELVGLPDHRRRDLILFARVHDLGKVGIPDEILFKPSVLTPEEYAKIKMHVQIGHKIASRSRELAHIANLVLHHHEFWDGNGYPNRLRGEEIPLECRILAIVDAYDAMTQTRPYSAGRTHDEALDELRRCSGRQFDPRLVDVFIEMLRTMPTPTPPPEVGEGHIVN; this is encoded by the coding sequence ATGCTCGGATATCGGCCCGAGGACATCCCGGTCAAGCTCGGCACACAAGTTCTGGATTTTGTGCATCCGGGCGATCGCGACCAGGTTCGCGAAAATCTCGAAGAGCGCGCGCGGGGCGGAAATCCACCTCGCGAGTACGAGTGCCGCATGCTCGGAGCCGACGGGAAATCGGTCTGGGTCGCCATGCTCGTGTCCCAGATTTTCCACGACGGACTCTCCACCACGATCGGCCACGTCGTGGATGTGACCGAACGTAAACGCGACGACGAACGGCTGCGTTTTCTGTCATATCACGATCCGCAAACCGGCCTGCGGAACCGCACCTTCTTCGAGGAATTGATGGAGCGCTACTCCAATGGCGAGCGGATGCCGGGACCGGTCTCCATCGTCGTCGCCGACATCGACGGGCTCAAGGTGGTGAATGACACCTTCGGTCACCGCGCCGGGGACGAACACATCGCCACCGTCGCGCGCATGCTCGCCGATACCTTCAACGGGACGAACGAGGTGTGCCGGGTCGGCGGCGACGAGTTCTGCGTCGTCATGCCGGACACGCCGGTCGACCTCGTCAGTCTTCGCGTGACGGAGGTGCTGGAACGCGTCAAGCGCTTCAACTCGCGGTCGCCGCGCATCCCGATCAGCATCTCGATCGGTCACTCGACGTCGCACGGCGCGCACGAGAGCGTCTTCGAGATCTACCAGCGCGCCGACGACAACATGTATCAATACAAGCTCACCCAGATCGAGAGCCCGAAGAGCCGCGTCATCGACATCCTGCTCATGGCGCTCGCCGAACGCGACTTCGTCCTCCAGGGGCATGTCGAGCGGATGGTGCACATGGTGGGGCGCATGGCGGAGTTGGTGGGTCTTCCGGATCACCGACGGCGGGATCTGATCCTGTTCGCGCGGGTCCACGATCTGGGCAAGGTCGGGATTCCCGACGAAATTCTCTTCAAACCGTCGGTCCTGACGCCCGAGGAGTACGCGAAGATCAAGATGCACGTTCAGATCGGTCACAAGATCGCCAGCCGTTCGCGGGAACTCGCGCATATCGCGAATCTCGTGCTGCATCACCATGAGTTTTGGGACGGCAACGGATACCCGAACCGGCTTCGCGGCGAGGAGATTCCCCTCGAATGTCGGATCCTCGCCATCGTGGACGCTTACGATGCGATGACGCAGACGAGGCCGTACAGCGCCGGTCGGACACACGACGAGGCGCTCGACGAGCTGCGCCGCTGCTCCGGACGGCAGTTCGACCCGCGATTGGTGGACGTGTTCATCGAGATGTTGCGGACCATGCCGACGCCGACGCCACCGCCGGAGGTCGGCGAAGGGCATATCGTGAACTGA